The proteins below come from a single Streptomyces spongiicola genomic window:
- a CDS encoding DMT family transporter, with protein MAWVLLVLAGLLEVGWSIGMKFTEGFTRLWPSVFTAAGIVASMLLLSQAARTLPIGTAYGVWVGIGAAGAAIVGMAVLGEPATAARIFFVVLLLVAVVGLKATSGH; from the coding sequence ATGGCCTGGGTCCTGCTCGTTCTCGCCGGCCTGCTCGAAGTCGGCTGGTCGATCGGCATGAAGTTCACCGAAGGGTTCACCCGCCTGTGGCCGAGTGTGTTCACCGCCGCCGGGATCGTCGCCAGCATGCTGCTGCTGTCCCAGGCCGCCAGGACACTGCCCATCGGTACCGCCTACGGCGTCTGGGTCGGCATCGGCGCGGCCGGGGCCGCGATCGTGGGCATGGCCGTCCTCGGCGAGCCCGCGACCGCCGCCCGGATCTTCTTCGTGGTGCTGCTCCTGGTCGCCGTGGTGGGCCTGAAGGCGACCTCGGGCCACTGA
- a CDS encoding GroES family chaperonin, whose translation MLHDRVLVRSDAPEGERRSGGGILIPATAAVGRRLAWAEVVAVGQNVRTVEAGDRVLYDPEDRAEVEVRGVAYVLMRERDLHAVAADRFEGAEDSTGLYL comes from the coding sequence ATGCTGCACGACCGGGTGCTGGTCCGGTCGGACGCCCCCGAGGGCGAGCGGCGGTCGGGCGGCGGCATCCTCATTCCGGCGACCGCGGCGGTCGGCCGGCGTCTGGCCTGGGCGGAGGTGGTCGCCGTCGGGCAGAACGTCCGCACCGTCGAGGCCGGGGACCGCGTGCTGTACGACCCGGAGGACCGCGCCGAGGTCGAGGTGCGCGGCGTCGCGTACGTACTGATGCGGGAGCGCGATCTGCACGCCGTCGCGGCGGACCGCTTCGAGGGCGCCGAGGATTCGACGGGGCTCTACCTGTAG
- a CDS encoding transglycosylase domain-containing protein yields MVLGASLLFALLLLGGFAAGYLLVDIPPANSAATAQSNVYLYRDGTQIARDGEVNRQNVRLSRIPLPVRHAVLAAEDRDFHSERAVDPKAMVRAAWNTVTGKGRQSGSTITQQYVKNYYLGQERTVTRKVREFFIAIKLDREQSKADILEGYLNTSYFGRNAYGVQAAAHAYYGKDISALDTAEGAYLASLLNAPSAYDVAAHPENRPRALARWNYTLDGMVTENWLTLSDRAAMIFPMPQSAGPATGLSGQRGYVVQAVEDWLTGHGVVDERTLARGGYRITTTLERGKQHAFAAAVDRHVMSRRDSGRAADRNVRVGGASIDPASGRVVAMYGGIDYTRQYVNNATRRDYQVGSTFKPFVLAAAVEHGSVTRDGRRITPDTLYDGTDRRQVLGSHGPTGYAPENEDNVSYGPLSLRLATDHSVNSVYAQLAQDVGPRRVRETAVALGVPESTPDLTATPSIALGVATASVLDMAEAYATLANHGRRGTYSLVERVSRDGVELELPVVPVRQAVSREAADTTTSVLMGVVRRGSGTAALSAGRPAAGKTGTAEGDRAAWFAGYTPELATVVAVMGQDPDTGAQRSLYGALGLPRINGGGAPAAIWGEFTAAALAGRQARDFELTVAEGGDESFYSSGDSSADSSADTSGGASGGASGDAYDDLSAGPSGAPRRAGDDPSVPGASEEPTGDGRSAGVASPPNVVGTGTGSGTGSVAEGGVPVDGGVRTGGGTTDGRPSTPGRTGGRPVDGGPDGGRDGLDGLDGLDGWEGRAPDGIDGAGTTDGAGTTDGRGGDGAEPQGTGGQRGWQAHADRR; encoded by the coding sequence ATGGTGCTCGGTGCGTCCCTGCTGTTCGCGCTCCTGCTGCTCGGCGGCTTCGCCGCCGGATATCTGCTGGTCGACATCCCGCCGGCCAACTCCGCGGCCACGGCCCAGTCGAACGTGTACCTCTACCGGGACGGCACGCAGATCGCCCGGGACGGCGAGGTCAACCGGCAGAACGTCCGGCTCTCCCGGATCCCGCTGCCCGTCCGGCACGCGGTGCTCGCCGCCGAGGACCGCGACTTCCACTCCGAGCGGGCCGTCGACCCCAAGGCGATGGTCCGTGCCGCGTGGAACACCGTCACCGGCAAGGGCAGGCAGTCCGGCTCCACCATCACCCAGCAGTACGTGAAGAACTACTACCTGGGCCAGGAGCGGACGGTCACCCGCAAGGTGAGGGAGTTCTTCATCGCGATCAAGCTCGACCGGGAGCAGAGCAAGGCCGACATCCTGGAGGGCTATCTCAACACCAGCTACTTCGGACGCAACGCGTACGGAGTACAGGCCGCGGCGCACGCCTACTACGGCAAGGACATCAGCGCGCTCGACACCGCGGAGGGCGCCTACCTCGCCTCGCTGCTCAACGCGCCCAGCGCGTACGACGTCGCCGCGCATCCCGAGAACCGGCCCAGGGCGCTCGCCCGGTGGAACTACACGCTCGACGGAATGGTGACGGAGAACTGGCTGACGCTCTCCGACCGGGCCGCCATGATCTTCCCCATGCCGCAGTCGGCGGGTCCGGCGACGGGGCTGTCCGGACAGCGCGGCTACGTCGTCCAGGCCGTCGAGGACTGGCTCACCGGCCACGGGGTCGTCGACGAGAGGACCCTGGCGCGCGGCGGCTACCGGATCACGACCACCCTGGAGCGCGGGAAACAGCACGCCTTCGCCGCCGCCGTCGACCGGCATGTGATGTCCAGGCGCGATTCCGGCCGCGCGGCCGACCGGAACGTCCGAGTCGGCGGAGCGTCGATCGACCCGGCGAGCGGCAGGGTCGTCGCGATGTACGGCGGCATCGACTACACCCGGCAGTACGTGAACAACGCCACCCGCCGCGACTACCAGGTCGGCTCGACGTTCAAGCCGTTCGTCCTCGCCGCCGCCGTCGAGCACGGCTCCGTGACCCGGGACGGCCGCAGGATCACCCCCGACACGCTCTACGACGGCACGGACCGGCGCCAGGTGCTGGGCAGCCACGGCCCGACCGGCTACGCACCGGAGAACGAGGACAACGTCTCCTACGGCCCGCTGAGTCTGCGCCTGGCCACGGACCATTCGGTCAACTCGGTGTACGCGCAGCTCGCCCAGGACGTCGGACCGCGCAGGGTGCGGGAGACCGCCGTCGCCCTCGGAGTACCGGAGAGCACTCCGGACCTGACCGCGACTCCGTCCATCGCCCTGGGCGTGGCGACCGCGAGTGTCCTGGACATGGCCGAGGCGTACGCGACCCTCGCCAACCACGGCCGGCGCGGCACGTACTCGCTCGTCGAGCGCGTCAGCAGGGACGGTGTGGAACTCGAACTGCCGGTCGTGCCGGTCCGGCAGGCCGTGAGCCGTGAGGCGGCGGACACCACCACGTCCGTGCTGATGGGGGTGGTGCGGCGGGGTTCGGGCACGGCGGCGCTGTCCGCCGGGCGGCCCGCGGCGGGCAAGACGGGCACGGCGGAGGGCGACAGGGCGGCCTGGTTCGCCGGCTACACGCCCGAACTGGCGACCGTCGTCGCCGTCATGGGCCAGGATCCCGACACCGGTGCGCAGAGGTCGCTCTACGGGGCACTGGGTCTGCCGAGGATCAACGGAGGAGGGGCTCCCGCGGCGATCTGGGGCGAGTTCACGGCGGCCGCACTGGCCGGCAGGCAGGCACGGGACTTCGAGCTGACGGTCGCCGAGGGCGGGGACGAGTCGTTCTATTCTTCTGGCGATTCGTCCGCTGATTCGTCCGCTGATACGTCCGGCGGTGCGTCCGGCGGTGCGTCCGGCGATGCCTATGACGATCTGTCCGCCGGCCCGTCCGGTGCCCCGCGCCGCGCCGGTGACGACCCGTCGGTACCCGGTGCGAGCGAGGAACCCACCGGCGACGGCCGCTCGGCGGGTGTCGCTTCGCCGCCGAACGTGGTGGGCACCGGCACCGGCAGCGGCACCGGCAGCGTGGCGGAGGGCGGAGTTCCGGTGGACGGAGGTGTTCGGACAGGGGGCGGAACGACGGACGGCCGCCCGTCCACGCCGGGTCGGACCGGCGGACGGCCGGTGGACGGCGGGCCGGACGGCGGCCGGGACGGCTTGGACGGCTTGGACGGCTTGGACGGTTGGGAGGGCCGGGCACCGGACGGTATCGACGGTGCCGGTACTACCGACGGTGCCGGCACTACCGACGGCCGCGGGGGCGACGGCGCCGAGCCGCAGGGGACGGGCGGCCAGCGGGGATGGCAGGCGCACGCCGACCGGAGGTGA
- a CDS encoding ABC transporter permease — MRLYAVVAAGSFRRYATYRVATAAGVFTNTVFGFILAYTYIALWDERPRLGGYDLSQAVTYVWLCQALLMTCAMMGGGFEDELVERIRTGDIAIDLHRPADLQLWWLSRDLGRAAFHLLGRGTVPLLLGAVAFDLALPASPLRWLTFLAAVALGVTVSFALRYLAALSAFWLMDGAGVLHFSWLAGMFFSGMLLPLTLFPGTLGEVARILPWSSLLQIPVDVLLGKRTGWALVQAYAFQLGWAAALLGAGRLLQSAATRRVVVQGG; from the coding sequence GTGCGGCTCTATGCGGTCGTCGCGGCAGGCAGCTTCCGGCGCTATGCGACGTACCGGGTGGCAACAGCGGCCGGCGTCTTCACCAACACCGTCTTCGGCTTCATCCTGGCGTACACCTATATCGCCCTCTGGGACGAACGCCCGCGGCTCGGCGGCTACGACCTGTCCCAGGCCGTCACCTATGTGTGGTTGTGTCAGGCCCTTCTGATGACCTGCGCCATGATGGGCGGCGGCTTCGAGGACGAACTCGTCGAACGCATCCGCACCGGCGACATCGCCATCGACCTCCACCGCCCCGCCGACCTGCAACTCTGGTGGCTCTCCAGGGACCTGGGGCGTGCCGCCTTCCACCTGCTCGGCCGCGGCACGGTCCCGCTGCTGCTCGGCGCGGTCGCCTTCGACCTCGCGCTGCCCGCGTCCCCGCTCCGCTGGCTCACCTTCCTCGCCGCCGTCGCGCTGGGGGTCACCGTCAGCTTCGCCCTCCGGTACCTCGCGGCCCTGTCGGCGTTCTGGCTGATGGACGGCGCGGGGGTCCTCCACTTCAGCTGGCTGGCCGGGATGTTCTTCTCCGGCATGCTGCTGCCCCTCACCCTCTTCCCCGGCACCCTCGGCGAAGTCGCCCGGATCCTGCCCTGGTCCTCACTGCTCCAGATCCCCGTCGACGTCCTGCTCGGCAAACGCACCGGCTGGGCACTCGTCCAGGCCTACGCCTTCCAACTGGGCTGGGCTGCCGCCCTCCTGGGCGCCGGCCGGCTCCTGCAGTCGGCCGCGACCCGCAGGGTGGTGGTCCAGGGTGGCTGA
- a CDS encoding DUF3618 domain-containing protein, with protein MSDARTPAQIEADIVRRREQLAETLDEIGTRMHPKTIIGDAKAKVASAVDHTAGRAFVAANRLVTDVKNRFVDPDGAPRLERAVPVALAVVGVVGLLALAARKRRA; from the coding sequence GTGTCGGACGCCAGGACCCCTGCGCAGATCGAGGCGGACATCGTCCGCCGGCGCGAGCAGCTCGCCGAGACGCTCGACGAGATCGGGACGCGGATGCACCCGAAGACGATCATCGGGGACGCGAAGGCCAAGGTCGCCTCGGCCGTGGACCACACCGCGGGGCGGGCGTTCGTGGCCGCCAATCGCCTGGTGACCGATGTGAAGAACCGCTTCGTGGACCCGGACGGCGCGCCGCGGCTGGAGCGCGCGGTACCGGTGGCGCTCGCCGTGGTGGGCGTGGTGGGTCTGCTCGCCCTGGCCGCCAGGAAGCGGAGGGCGTGA